The following are from one region of the Streptomyces tuirus genome:
- the paaI gene encoding hydroxyphenylacetyl-CoA thioesterase PaaI — MFAADEASRGLGIELWEQGEGTATLRMTVTAAMVNGHGIVHGGYVFLLADSAFACACNSHGPVTVAAGADITFVAPAHEGDELVARAEERTRYGRSGLYDVTVRRGDEVIAEFRGRSRSIRSTRPEES; from the coding sequence ATGTTCGCCGCGGACGAGGCCTCCCGCGGGCTCGGGATCGAGCTGTGGGAGCAGGGCGAGGGGACCGCCACGCTGCGGATGACCGTGACGGCGGCGATGGTGAACGGCCATGGGATCGTCCACGGCGGCTATGTCTTCCTGCTCGCCGACAGCGCCTTCGCCTGCGCCTGTAACAGCCACGGCCCGGTGACCGTCGCGGCGGGCGCCGACATCACCTTCGTGGCCCCCGCCCACGAGGGCGACGAACTGGTCGCCCGGGCCGAGGAGCGCACCCGCTACGGGCGCAGCGGCCTCTACGACGTGACGGTCCGGCGGGGCGACGAGGTGATCGCGGAGTTCCGGGGCCGCAGCCGGAGCATCAGGAGCACGAGGCCGGAGGAGTCCTAG
- a CDS encoding PP2C family protein-serine/threonine phosphatase has protein sequence MSQARNHGVHHRPVRSFGDRAAAAGASARRRVVARLGAGAPVLPVVVVAAVVSADLVGGAGMIWLPLLAAGPALAATTNGPRGVLCVGVLTVAVGATLGIRDGVPGRELAAMLSALVAVTLASGLASALRGRRERVLAAVRSVAETAQHALLRPVPSTVGPFQVAVRYSAAAAEARIGGDLYALIPTPHGVRLIVGDVRGKGLPAVGTAALVLGVFREAAHDEPDLLAVVDRIERSLARNLGRDDFVTAVVAGYPREGQLEVVNCGHAPPLLVSASGAVTPVDPVYPAPPLGLRDLAGHAPGLHTLAFADGDQLLLYTDGVTEARDAERAFYPLAEGLERHVSQEPAHTLGALHDELLTHVGGRLHDDAALLLIRKPAAHGSAAEAPAVTDTGPATPAPVSGAKCCF, from the coding sequence ATGAGCCAAGCCCGCAATCATGGCGTCCACCACCGGCCGGTACGGTCGTTCGGCGACCGAGCGGCCGCTGCCGGGGCTTCGGCCCGCAGGCGCGTCGTCGCGCGGCTGGGCGCCGGCGCACCCGTGCTGCCGGTCGTGGTCGTCGCCGCCGTCGTGTCGGCCGACCTCGTGGGCGGGGCGGGGATGATCTGGCTGCCCCTGCTCGCGGCCGGGCCGGCCCTGGCGGCCACGACCAACGGACCGCGCGGGGTCCTCTGTGTCGGCGTCCTCACCGTCGCGGTCGGTGCGACCCTCGGCATCCGGGACGGAGTGCCGGGCCGGGAACTGGCCGCCATGCTGTCGGCCCTGGTCGCCGTCACGCTCGCGAGCGGCCTGGCCAGCGCCCTGCGCGGACGCCGGGAACGGGTGCTCGCCGCTGTCCGCTCGGTCGCGGAGACGGCCCAGCACGCGCTGCTCAGGCCGGTGCCCTCGACCGTGGGTCCGTTCCAGGTGGCCGTCCGCTACAGCGCCGCGGCGGCCGAGGCCCGTATCGGCGGTGACCTCTACGCCCTGATACCCACCCCGCACGGGGTGCGGCTGATCGTCGGTGACGTGCGCGGCAAGGGGCTGCCCGCCGTCGGGACCGCCGCGCTGGTGCTCGGTGTCTTCCGCGAGGCCGCCCACGACGAGCCCGACCTCCTGGCCGTGGTCGACCGCATCGAGCGGAGCCTCGCGCGCAACCTCGGCCGGGACGACTTCGTGACCGCGGTGGTCGCCGGCTACCCGCGGGAAGGGCAACTGGAAGTGGTGAACTGCGGACACGCGCCGCCGCTCCTGGTGAGCGCCTCCGGGGCCGTCACCCCGGTGGACCCCGTGTACCCGGCGCCGCCCCTCGGGCTGCGCGACCTCGCCGGACACGCCCCGGGACTCCACACGCTCGCCTTCGCCGACGGCGACCAGCTGCTGCTCTACACCGACGGGGTCACCGAGGCCCGCGACGCAGAGCGCGCCTTCTACCCCCTGGCCGAGGGCCTGGAGCGGCATGTCTCCCAGGAGCCGGCCCACACCCTCGGCGCGCTGCACGACGAACTGCTGACCCACGTGGGCGGCAGGCTGCACGACGACGCGGCCCTGCTCCTCATCCGCAAGCCGGCCGCACACGGATCGGCGGCGGAGGCTCCCGCGGTGACCGATACCGGCCCGGCCACTCCCGCCCCGGTGTCCGGGGCGAAGTGCTGCTTCTGA
- a CDS encoding enoyl-CoA hydratase-related protein produces the protein MDILLVASAFNSLSQRVFAELSDEGHHVEVVLASHGPDAVRAAVREVGPELIVAPMLKSALPEEVWREHTCLIVHPGPPGDRGPSSLDWAIAEEASEWGVTVLQAEAAMDAGDVWADGTFTVPPAGKSDMYRNEVADAATAAVLLAVRRYAEGSYKPRPQSEPGTHVMWRDYFRQEQRRIDWENDSTATVLRKLRGADSQPGVRDEICGQEVFLHGGHPEDRLRGEPGELLATRAGALCRATRDGAVWIPELRPRKSSGDPAPFRRPAASVLAGFPAPPGSGPGMPGAYDRPYWLPEIAAPLELPPDRTTWTDIRYRQSGPVGFLTFSFPGGAMSTTHCRRLLAAWRYALTRPTSVLVLGGARDFFSNGIHLNVIEAAGDPAGESWSNLNAMDDLVEAVLRTTDRLVVSALGGNAAAGGVMLALAADEVWCRRGSVLNPHYRNMGLYGSEYWTYSLPRRVGAETAERLTEEALPVSSATAERIGLVDRLVPVAAQEFAPEIERLAAELAADPDLPRRITAKATARHADELARPLAEYRRAELARMRAVFFDPEAPYHALRSAFVRKLPNGSARPLTTGGAR, from the coding sequence ATGGACATCTTGCTCGTCGCCAGCGCGTTCAACAGCCTGTCCCAGCGTGTGTTCGCCGAACTGTCGGACGAGGGGCACCACGTGGAGGTCGTGCTCGCCTCGCACGGCCCCGATGCCGTCCGGGCCGCCGTGCGCGAGGTGGGCCCGGAGCTGATCGTCGCCCCGATGCTCAAGTCGGCCCTGCCGGAAGAGGTGTGGCGCGAGCACACCTGCCTGATCGTGCATCCGGGGCCACCCGGGGACCGGGGCCCGTCGTCGCTGGACTGGGCGATCGCCGAGGAGGCGTCCGAGTGGGGCGTGACGGTGCTCCAGGCCGAGGCGGCCATGGACGCGGGCGACGTGTGGGCCGACGGCACCTTCACCGTGCCGCCGGCGGGCAAGAGCGACATGTACCGCAACGAGGTGGCGGACGCCGCCACGGCCGCCGTGCTGCTGGCCGTGCGGCGCTACGCCGAGGGGTCGTACAAACCCCGCCCGCAGAGCGAACCCGGGACCCACGTGATGTGGCGGGACTACTTCCGCCAGGAACAGCGGCGGATCGACTGGGAGAACGACAGCACGGCCACGGTGCTGCGCAAGCTGCGCGGGGCCGACTCGCAGCCCGGCGTCCGGGACGAGATCTGCGGCCAGGAGGTGTTCCTGCACGGCGGTCACCCCGAGGACCGGCTGCGCGGGGAGCCCGGGGAACTGCTCGCGACGCGGGCCGGCGCGCTCTGCCGGGCCACCCGGGACGGCGCGGTGTGGATCCCGGAACTGCGTCCCCGCAAGAGCTCCGGCGACCCCGCGCCGTTCCGTCGCCCGGCGGCCTCGGTGCTCGCGGGCTTCCCGGCCCCGCCCGGCAGCGGTCCGGGCATGCCGGGTGCGTACGACCGCCCGTACTGGCTGCCCGAGATCGCCGCCCCGCTCGAACTGCCGCCGGACCGCACCACCTGGACGGACATCCGCTACCGGCAGAGCGGTCCCGTCGGGTTCCTGACGTTCTCGTTCCCCGGCGGGGCCATGAGCACCACCCACTGCCGCCGGCTGCTCGCCGCCTGGCGGTACGCCCTGACCCGCCCCACCTCGGTGCTGGTGCTCGGTGGCGCCCGCGACTTCTTCTCCAACGGCATCCACCTCAACGTCATCGAGGCGGCGGGCGACCCGGCGGGCGAGTCCTGGTCCAATCTGAACGCCATGGACGACCTGGTCGAGGCGGTGCTGCGCACCACCGACCGGCTGGTGGTGTCGGCCCTCGGCGGCAACGCGGCGGCGGGCGGCGTCATGCTCGCCCTGGCCGCCGACGAAGTCTGGTGCCGCAGGGGCAGCGTCCTCAACCCGCACTACCGGAACATGGGCCTGTACGGGTCGGAGTACTGGACGTACTCGCTGCCCCGCCGGGTGGGCGCCGAAACGGCCGAGCGGCTCACGGAAGAGGCGTTGCCGGTGAGCTCCGCGACAGCCGAGCGCATCGGGCTGGTGGACCGTCTGGTGCCCGTCGCGGCCCAGGAGTTCGCCCCCGAGATCGAGCGTCTGGCCGCCGAGCTGGCCGCCGACCCGGATCTGCCGCGCCGGATCACCGCCAAGGCCACGGCCCGCCACGCGGATGAGCTCGCACGGCCCCTCGCCGAATACCGGCGGGCCGAACTCGCCCGTATGCGCGCCGTCTTCTTCGACCCGGAGGCTCCCTACCACGCGCTGCGCTCCGCCTTCGTCCGCAAGCTCCCGAACGGCTCCGCCCGGCCGCTGACCACCGGGGGCGCCCGATGA
- the paaC gene encoding 1,2-phenylacetyl-CoA epoxidase subunit PaaC produces the protein MSDDHVYMTLAEGHDDDTRWAYGTGFEDPLHGVDTAVPDDVDAGELAALCVTLADDALVSAQRLAEWTTRAPELEEEVALANIGLDLLGQARLLYSRAGQADGTGRDEDAFAYFRDAGDFRNVRLAELPCGDFAFSIVRLLVFASWRLAHFERLTAHRDPVLAAIAAKGVKELAYHRQYAAEWAVRLGDGTDESHRRMRRAQEQVAPYLGELFTAYDVRDEVVAVLRQVTEAAGLPMPVYRPLPGSGRTGEHTGHLAPLLAELQGIARAHPEATW, from the coding sequence ATGAGCGACGACCACGTCTACATGACCCTCGCCGAGGGACACGACGACGACACCCGCTGGGCCTACGGCACCGGCTTCGAGGACCCCCTGCACGGCGTCGACACCGCCGTGCCCGACGACGTGGACGCCGGTGAACTGGCGGCCCTGTGCGTCACCCTGGCCGACGACGCCCTGGTCTCGGCCCAGCGGCTCGCCGAGTGGACCACCCGCGCCCCCGAGCTGGAGGAGGAGGTCGCGCTGGCCAACATCGGGCTCGACCTGCTCGGCCAGGCCCGGCTGCTCTACTCCCGCGCGGGCCAGGCCGACGGCACCGGCCGCGACGAGGACGCCTTCGCCTACTTCCGCGACGCCGGCGACTTCCGCAACGTACGCCTGGCCGAACTGCCGTGCGGCGACTTCGCGTTCTCGATCGTGCGGCTGCTGGTGTTCGCCAGCTGGCGCCTCGCGCACTTCGAGCGGCTCACCGCACACCGCGACCCGGTACTCGCGGCCATCGCCGCCAAGGGCGTGAAGGAGCTGGCCTACCACCGCCAGTACGCGGCCGAGTGGGCCGTGCGCCTGGGCGACGGCACCGATGAGTCGCACCGCCGGATGCGCAGGGCACAGGAGCAGGTCGCGCCCTACCTGGGCGAGCTGTTCACGGCGTACGACGTCCGGGACGAGGTCGTCGCCGTGCTGCGCCAGGTCACCGAGGCGGCAGGGCTGCCCATGCCCGTCTACCGCCCGCTGCCCGGCTCGGGCCGCACCGGGGAGCACACCGGGCATCTCGCCCCGCTGCTCGCAGAGTTGCAGGGCATCGCCCGCGCCCACCCGGAGGCGACATGGTGA
- the paaA gene encoding 1,2-phenylacetyl-CoA epoxidase subunit PaaA, with protein MDTTRSSPGGTDGPEPDLQQHFDATIARDQRIEPRDWMPEGYRKTLIRQIAQHAHSEIIGMQPEGEWITRAPSLRRKAILFAKVQDEAGHGLYLYSAAETLGADRADLTERLIEGRQKYSSIFNYPTLSFADVGVIGWFVDGAAICNQVPLCRSSYGPYARAMVRICKEESFHQRQGYELLMTMMRGTPEQREMVQDAVNRWWWPSLMMFGPPDDASPNSAQSMAWKIKRHSNDELRQRFVDMTVPQAGKLGVTLPDPELRWNEDRGHHDFGTPDWDELMRVIKGDGPCNDQRMERRRTAHEEGTWVREAATAHAAKQAARERKGAVA; from the coding sequence ATGGATACGACACGCTCCAGCCCCGGGGGGACGGACGGCCCCGAGCCGGATCTCCAGCAGCACTTCGACGCGACGATCGCGCGGGACCAGCGAATCGAGCCGCGCGACTGGATGCCGGAGGGCTACCGGAAGACACTGATCCGCCAGATCGCGCAGCACGCGCACTCGGAGATCATCGGCATGCAGCCGGAGGGCGAGTGGATCACCCGCGCGCCGTCGCTGCGCCGCAAGGCCATTCTGTTCGCCAAGGTCCAGGACGAGGCTGGGCACGGGCTGTACCTGTACTCGGCGGCGGAGACGCTGGGCGCCGACCGCGCGGACCTCACCGAGCGGCTGATCGAGGGCCGCCAGAAGTACTCGTCGATCTTCAACTACCCGACGCTGAGCTTCGCGGACGTCGGCGTGATCGGCTGGTTCGTGGACGGCGCCGCGATCTGCAACCAGGTGCCGCTGTGCCGCTCCTCCTACGGGCCGTACGCGCGCGCCATGGTGCGGATCTGCAAGGAGGAGTCGTTCCACCAGCGGCAGGGCTACGAGCTGCTGATGACGATGATGCGCGGCACCCCGGAGCAGCGCGAGATGGTGCAGGACGCCGTGAACCGCTGGTGGTGGCCGTCGCTGATGATGTTCGGCCCGCCCGACGACGCCTCGCCCAACTCCGCGCAGTCCATGGCCTGGAAGATCAAGCGGCACAGCAACGACGAACTGCGCCAGCGCTTCGTCGACATGACCGTGCCCCAGGCCGGCAAGCTCGGCGTGACGCTCCCGGACCCGGAGCTGCGCTGGAACGAGGACCGGGGCCACCACGACTTCGGCACGCCCGACTGGGACGAGCTGATGCGGGTCATCAAGGGCGACGGCCCGTGCAACGACCAGCGGATGGAACGACGCCGCACGGCCCACGAGGAGGGCACCTGGGTGCGCGAGGCGGCCACCGCCCACGCCGCCAAGCAGGCGGCCCGCGAGCGGAAGGGAGCGGTGGCATGA
- a CDS encoding hydrogenase maturation protease: MSARLLVAGVGNIFLADDAFGPEVIRALDRDPLPPEVRVRDFGIRGMDLAYELLDGYDTAVLVDAAVRGHEPGTLSLIEPELPGGSAAGAPPEAHGMDPAKVLALAAHLGDEPLPRVLVLACEPELRAPADEDIAPGISATVREAVGRAVAALHTLVPVLLADPAATPPLSRPDESAPLSPAGLPGTVGDGAEDR; encoded by the coding sequence ATGAGCGCGCGGCTCCTCGTGGCGGGCGTCGGCAACATCTTCCTCGCCGACGACGCCTTCGGGCCCGAGGTGATCCGCGCCCTGGACCGGGACCCGCTGCCCCCGGAGGTACGGGTGCGGGACTTCGGCATCCGCGGCATGGACCTCGCCTACGAGCTGCTCGACGGCTACGACACGGCCGTCCTGGTCGACGCCGCCGTGCGAGGGCACGAGCCGGGCACACTGTCGCTGATCGAGCCGGAACTGCCCGGCGGCTCCGCGGCGGGCGCCCCGCCCGAGGCGCACGGCATGGACCCGGCGAAGGTGCTCGCCCTGGCCGCCCACCTGGGCGACGAGCCGCTCCCCCGCGTCCTGGTGCTGGCCTGCGAGCCCGAGCTGCGGGCACCGGCGGACGAGGACATCGCCCCGGGAATCAGCGCGACGGTGCGCGAGGCGGTCGGGCGGGCCGTCGCGGCGCTGCACACCCTGGTGCCGGTGCTGCTCGCCGACCCGGCGGCCACGCCCCCGTTGAGCCGCCCGGACGAATCCGCCCCCCTGTCCCCGGCCGGGCTGCCGGGCACGGTGGGCGATGGCGCGGAGGATCGGTAG
- the paaB gene encoding 1,2-phenylacetyl-CoA epoxidase subunit PaaB yields MTADKQDWPLYEVFVRGKRGLNHVHVGSLHAADDRMALTHARDLYTRRNEGVSIWVVRSEHIAASTRDEKDPFFEPSADKVYRHPTFYDIPEDVPHI; encoded by the coding sequence ATGACCGCCGACAAGCAGGACTGGCCGCTGTACGAGGTGTTCGTACGCGGCAAGCGCGGCCTGAACCACGTCCACGTGGGATCGCTGCACGCCGCCGACGACCGCATGGCCCTCACCCACGCCCGCGACCTGTACACCCGGCGCAACGAGGGCGTCTCGATCTGGGTCGTGCGCTCGGAGCACATCGCCGCCTCCACCCGCGACGAGAAGGACCCCTTCTTCGAGCCCAGCGCCGACAAGGTCTACCGGCACCCGACCTTCTACGACATCCCCGAAGACGTCCCGCACATCTGA
- the paaD gene encoding 1,2-phenylacetyl-CoA epoxidase subunit PaaD: MVTALLDERRARRIAEQVPDPELPMLTLADLGVLREVSLAPDGTVVASLTPTYSGCPAMAEMRAGVAARLREAGYERVEIRTVLDPPWSSDWITADGRRKLAEHGIAPPGAAPARAAGPVPLVLSPTRRSVPCPRCGHPDTEETSRFGATSCKSLWRCLACREPFEYVKEI, encoded by the coding sequence ATGGTGACGGCACTCCTGGACGAGCGAAGGGCCCGGCGTATCGCCGAGCAGGTGCCGGACCCCGAACTGCCCATGCTCACCCTGGCCGACCTCGGGGTGCTGCGCGAGGTGAGCCTGGCTCCGGACGGCACGGTGGTCGCGAGCCTCACCCCGACCTACTCGGGCTGCCCGGCGATGGCGGAGATGCGCGCCGGCGTGGCCGCCCGGCTGCGCGAGGCCGGGTACGAGCGCGTGGAGATCCGCACGGTCCTCGACCCGCCGTGGAGCAGCGACTGGATCACGGCGGACGGCCGGCGCAAGCTCGCCGAGCACGGCATCGCCCCGCCCGGCGCCGCGCCCGCGCGTGCCGCCGGCCCCGTCCCGCTCGTGCTGTCGCCGACCCGCCGCTCCGTGCCCTGCCCCCGCTGCGGTCACCCCGACACCGAGGAGACCTCCCGCTTCGGCGCCACGTCCTGCAAGTCCCTGTGGCGCTGCCTCGCCTGCCGCGAGCCGTTCGAGTACGTCAAGGAGATCTGA
- a CDS encoding IclR family transcriptional regulator has protein sequence MGAEDGPTLINSVQRAMRLLEAVSAHVNGAPAKQLARETSLPLATTYHLLRTLVHDGYLRKLDDGGFVLGDKLQTLQTTGRAQALLSRVRPTLAALRDELATAAYLTFYEDGEIRVAEIVDGPGTPRVDLWVGFEDAGHATALGKSVLRELDEEARQDYLSRHHLADLTPRTITSLPVLLQRLETSPLAPAITDLEEYSLGTVCVAVPVYSGDTLGSLGVSLPSNRLSRLPEIRERLLPTASRVTRSLSLTI, from the coding sequence ATGGGTGCGGAAGACGGCCCTACGCTCATCAACTCCGTCCAGCGGGCCATGCGACTGCTGGAGGCGGTGAGCGCGCACGTGAACGGCGCGCCGGCCAAGCAGCTGGCGCGCGAGACGAGTCTGCCCCTGGCCACCACCTACCACCTGCTGCGGACCCTGGTGCACGACGGGTACCTGCGGAAGCTGGACGACGGCGGCTTCGTCCTCGGCGACAAGCTCCAGACGCTGCAGACCACGGGGCGTGCGCAGGCGCTGCTCAGCCGGGTGCGGCCCACCCTCGCCGCGCTGCGCGACGAGCTGGCGACGGCCGCCTACCTCACCTTCTACGAGGACGGGGAGATCCGGGTCGCCGAGATCGTCGACGGCCCCGGAACCCCCCGCGTCGATCTCTGGGTCGGCTTCGAGGACGCGGGGCACGCCACCGCCCTGGGCAAGTCCGTCCTGCGGGAGCTGGACGAAGAGGCCCGCCAGGACTACCTCTCCCGTCACCACCTCGCCGACCTCACCCCGCGGACGATCACCAGCCTCCCGGTGCTCCTCCAGCGACTGGAGACCTCGCCCCTGGCCCCGGCCATCACGGACCTGGAGGAGTACTCCCTCGGCACGGTCTGCGTCGCCGTCCCGGTCTACAGCGGGGACACGCTCGGTTCCCTCGGTGTCTCGCTGCCGTCGAACCGGCTCTCCCGGCTGCCGGAGATCCGCGAGCGGCTGCTCCCGACGGCGAGCCGCGTGACCAGGAGCCTCTCGCTCACTATCTGA
- the paaK gene encoding phenylacetate--CoA ligase PaaK: MTSETTASGATAPVPQRRGEPLPHDLLDDTERLTREQLRELQLDRLRRTLRHAYENVETYRKKFDAAGVSPDDCRSLEDLARFPFTTKADLRDTYPFGMFAVPMDRVRRVHASSGTTGRPTVVGYTENDLSMWADLVARSIRAAGGRPGHKVHISYGYGLFTGGLGAHYGAERAGCLVIPASGGMTARQVQIIQDFRPEIIMVTPSYMLTLLDEFERQGLDPRASSLRVGIFGAEPWTEEMRREIEERMDIHAVDIYGLSEVIGPGVAQECVETKDGLHVWEDHFYPEVVDPITGEVLPEGEEGELVFTSLTKEALPVVRYRTRDLTRLLPGTARPAFRRIEKITGRCDDMIILRGVNVFPSQIEEIVLRTPGVAPHFQIQLTRRGRMDHMTVRVETRPGTGPEQRDAAAGTIAQAVKDGIGVTAEVTIVEPETLERSLGKLRRVKDLREA; this comes from the coding sequence ATGACCAGCGAGACGACGGCCTCCGGGGCCACGGCACCCGTGCCACAGCGGCGCGGTGAGCCCCTCCCCCACGATCTGCTCGACGACACGGAGCGCCTGACGCGCGAGCAGCTGCGGGAGCTCCAGCTCGACCGCCTGCGCCGGACCCTGCGGCATGCCTACGAGAACGTGGAGACGTACCGGAAGAAGTTCGACGCGGCCGGGGTCTCCCCCGACGACTGCCGCTCGCTGGAGGACCTCGCCCGGTTCCCCTTCACCACGAAGGCCGACCTCCGGGACACCTACCCCTTCGGGATGTTCGCCGTCCCCATGGACCGGGTGCGGCGCGTGCACGCCTCCAGCGGCACCACCGGCCGCCCCACGGTGGTCGGCTACACGGAGAACGACCTGTCGATGTGGGCCGACCTCGTCGCCCGCTCGATCCGCGCCGCCGGCGGGCGCCCGGGCCACAAGGTGCACATCTCCTACGGGTACGGCCTGTTCACCGGCGGCCTCGGCGCGCACTACGGCGCGGAGCGCGCCGGCTGTCTGGTGATCCCGGCCTCCGGAGGCATGACCGCGCGCCAGGTGCAGATCATCCAGGACTTCCGGCCCGAGATCATCATGGTCACCCCGTCCTACATGCTCACCCTGCTCGACGAGTTCGAGCGCCAGGGCCTCGACCCGCGCGCGAGCAGTCTGCGGGTCGGCATCTTCGGTGCCGAGCCGTGGACGGAGGAGATGCGCCGCGAGATCGAGGAGCGGATGGACATCCACGCCGTCGACATATACGGCCTGTCCGAGGTGATCGGGCCGGGTGTCGCCCAGGAGTGCGTGGAGACCAAGGACGGACTGCACGTGTGGGAGGACCACTTCTATCCGGAGGTCGTCGACCCGATCACGGGTGAGGTGCTGCCCGAGGGCGAGGAGGGCGAGCTGGTCTTCACGTCGCTGACCAAGGAGGCCCTGCCGGTCGTCCGCTACCGCACCCGCGATCTGACCCGGCTGCTGCCCGGCACGGCCCGGCCCGCGTTCCGCCGCATCGAGAAGATCACCGGCCGCTGCGACGACATGATCATCTTGCGTGGGGTGAACGTCTTCCCCAGCCAGATCGAGGAGATCGTGCTGCGCACGCCCGGCGTCGCCCCGCACTTCCAGATCCAGCTGACCCGGCGCGGCCGCATGGACCACATGACCGTCCGCGTCGAGACCCGGCCCGGCACCGGCCCCGAGCAGCGCGACGCCGCGGCCGGGACGATCGCGCAGGCCGTCAAGGACGGCATCGGCGTCACCGCCGAGGTGACGATCGTCGAACCGGAGACCCTGGAGCGCTCCCTCGGCAAGCTCCGCCGGGTCAAGGACCTGCGCGAGGCGTGA
- the hypB gene encoding hydrogenase nickel incorporation protein HypB — protein MCDSVDEVTQAVLAKNDGLAADLREQLTRRGVCVVNLLSSPGSGKTELLGRVLASAVERSLPVAALTADLATENDADRLARSGAPVKQLLTDGLCHLEARQLRGHVESWLPAGTSLLFVENVGNLVCPASYDLGESLRIVLMAVTEGEDKPLKYPTAFGSAHLVVLTKTDLAGPAGFDETAFETNVQRVNPGVEVVRSCARTGAGVDVLLERVLAVRDGAPVHRPPLAPRPHTHSHTHTHVHTDTHTHTHEGAEAGLVP, from the coding sequence ATGTGCGATTCCGTGGACGAGGTCACCCAGGCCGTCCTGGCGAAGAACGACGGTCTGGCCGCGGACCTGCGTGAGCAACTGACCCGGCGCGGGGTGTGCGTGGTCAACCTGCTGTCCAGCCCGGGCAGCGGCAAGACGGAACTGCTCGGGCGAGTGCTGGCCAGTGCGGTGGAGCGGAGCCTTCCGGTGGCCGCCCTCACCGCCGACCTGGCGACCGAGAACGACGCCGACCGGCTGGCCCGGTCGGGAGCCCCGGTGAAGCAGCTGCTGACGGACGGGTTGTGTCATCTGGAGGCGAGGCAGCTGCGCGGGCACGTGGAGAGCTGGCTCCCCGCGGGCACGTCACTGCTGTTCGTGGAGAACGTGGGCAATCTCGTCTGCCCCGCCTCCTACGACCTCGGCGAGAGTCTGCGGATCGTGCTCATGGCCGTGACCGAGGGCGAGGACAAGCCGCTGAAGTACCCCACGGCCTTCGGGTCGGCCCATCTGGTGGTGCTGACGAAGACCGATCTGGCCGGGCCGGCGGGGTTCGACGAGACGGCCTTCGAGACGAACGTCCAGCGGGTCAACCCGGGGGTGGAGGTGGTGCGGTCCTGTGCCCGCACCGGCGCCGGCGTCGACGTTCTCCTGGAGCGGGTGCTGGCCGTCCGGGACGGGGCCCCCGTCCACCGGCCGCCCCTGGCACCCCGCCCGCACACCCACAGCCACACCCACACTCACGTCCACACGGACACGCACACGCACACGCACGAGGGCGCCGAAGCCGGCCTCGTCCCGTGA